From the genome of Streptacidiphilus rugosus AM-16, one region includes:
- a CDS encoding copper resistance CopC/CopD family protein: protein MPLNRSGAPRPRHRWLPDLRALAALTALLIGGLLASAGPAVAHAELVSCSPADGSVIAREPLQVTLAFSEDVTVRLSSVRVIGPDGRRLDRQPPQAVPPGDRRIAVGLAPETQQGTYVLEWLATAADDGHATSGTLSFSVGAPSRTPVGQGLGTPDRVTDAVLDTAVWLGFAGLALLVGSAVIRRCAPQGRDPAPPAPSLRRAGSVGWAVLLAGTVVQLFVHGPATQGEAVARITDRALLGATLSTREGHLLIARIVLLALVATIGDPLLRHRRGAVPAVLLVLGLAATWSGTSHASSGSLVPLSLAVTTLHVTAFAVWAGGLSGLLVLSRGSGSGLPPLTVTRFSRVALTAVAVLAATGLYQAFREIGRSSELTGTWYGRLLLVKTVIVVLVVLAASVTRRYALRPDSGPPTVLRRAALLELVGVTAVLLVTVLLIGQPPPR from the coding sequence GTGCCACTGAACCGGTCCGGAGCACCGCGGCCGCGACACCGGTGGCTCCCTGACCTGCGGGCGCTCGCGGCGCTGACGGCCCTGTTGATCGGCGGGCTGCTCGCCTCGGCCGGGCCGGCGGTCGCCCATGCCGAGCTGGTCTCCTGCTCACCCGCGGACGGCTCCGTGATCGCCCGGGAGCCACTCCAGGTGACCCTGGCCTTCTCCGAGGACGTCACCGTTCGGCTGAGCTCGGTCCGGGTGATCGGTCCGGACGGGCGGCGGCTCGACCGGCAGCCGCCGCAGGCCGTGCCCCCGGGTGACCGGCGCATCGCCGTAGGGCTCGCCCCCGAGACGCAGCAGGGCACGTACGTGCTGGAGTGGCTGGCGACCGCGGCCGACGACGGGCACGCCACCTCGGGCACGCTCAGCTTCTCGGTGGGTGCACCCAGCCGGACCCCGGTCGGGCAGGGCCTCGGGACGCCCGACCGCGTCACCGACGCGGTCCTCGACACGGCCGTCTGGCTCGGCTTCGCCGGGCTGGCCCTGCTGGTGGGCAGCGCGGTGATCCGCCGGTGCGCTCCGCAGGGCCGGGACCCGGCGCCGCCCGCACCCTCCCTCCGCCGGGCCGGCAGCGTCGGCTGGGCCGTGCTTCTCGCCGGAACCGTGGTGCAGCTCTTCGTCCACGGCCCCGCCACCCAGGGAGAGGCGGTGGCCAGGATCACGGACAGGGCGCTGCTGGGCGCGACCCTCTCGACCCGCGAGGGGCATCTCCTGATCGCCAGAATCGTCCTGCTGGCACTGGTGGCCACGATCGGCGACCCGCTGCTGCGGCACCGCCGGGGCGCCGTCCCTGCGGTCCTGCTCGTCCTGGGGCTGGCCGCGACCTGGAGCGGCACGAGCCACGCGTCGAGCGGGAGCCTGGTGCCACTGTCCCTGGCCGTGACCACCCTGCATGTCACGGCGTTCGCCGTCTGGGCCGGCGGGTTGTCCGGTCTGCTCGTGCTGTCGAGGGGTTCGGGCTCCGGGCTGCCGCCGCTGACGGTGACGCGTTTCTCCCGGGTCGCCCTGACCGCCGTGGCGGTCCTGGCCGCCACGGGGCTCTACCAGGCGTTCCGCGAGATCGGCCGCTCCAGCGAGCTGACGGGCACCTGGTACGGCAGGCTGCTCCTCGTCAAGACGGTGATCGTCGTCCTGGTCGTCCTCGCCGCGTCCGTCACCCGCAGGTACGCCCTGCGCCCGGACAGCGGGCCGCCGACGGTGCTGCGGCGCGCCGCCCTGCTCGAACTGGTGGGTGTGACGGCCGTCCTCCTGGTCACCGTCCTGCTGATCGGCCAACCGCCGCCGCGCTGA
- a CDS encoding chorismate mutase: MSRSTAGFVGGLLLLTATASGLGAGSAAAAPRTTPLETIAQLSAQRVTVADQVAAAKYGTTSPIDDPAREAVVIADAEQQATALGIDPAPVAKIFRDQIEASKVVQRALFAEWDADPSLVPTTRPSLATIRVELNTIDTELVQAIAAADGALRAPSCDGRLTAATVHARHQQNLDVLHFAALLRALPSVCADRSAG; encoded by the coding sequence ATGAGCCGATCGACGGCCGGATTCGTCGGCGGACTGCTCCTGCTCACCGCCACGGCATCCGGGCTCGGAGCGGGCAGCGCCGCCGCCGCGCCGAGGACGACGCCGCTGGAGACGATCGCCCAGCTGTCCGCGCAGCGGGTCACGGTGGCCGACCAGGTGGCGGCGGCCAAGTACGGGACCACCAGCCCGATCGACGACCCGGCCCGCGAGGCGGTCGTGATCGCCGACGCCGAGCAGCAGGCCACGGCCCTGGGCATCGACCCCGCGCCGGTCGCGAAGATCTTCCGCGACCAGATCGAGGCCAGCAAGGTCGTCCAGCGCGCGCTGTTCGCCGAATGGGACGCCGATCCCTCGCTCGTCCCGACCACCAGGCCCAGCCTGGCCACCATCCGGGTCGAGCTCAACACCATCGACACCGAACTCGTCCAGGCCATCGCCGCGGCCGACGGCGCGCTCCGGGCGCCCTCCTGTGACGGCAGGCTGACCGCCGCGACCGTCCACGCGCGCCATCAGCAGAACCTCGACGTCCTGCACTTCGCCGCCCTGCTCCGCGCCCTGCCGTCCGTCTGCGCGGACCGATCCGCGGGCTGA
- a CDS encoding transcriptional regulator, producing the protein MSDAPRAPLPNEAFGTLPKLKLAAFLAGCAEADFATVSETCQIAAPTLSKTAVALEDVGYVRVRKGHVGRRPRTWLSLTATGRRAFECHLAALSALTEQGRAHREDDEAGE; encoded by the coding sequence ATGAGCGACGCCCCCCGGGCGCCGCTTCCGAACGAGGCCTTCGGCACCCTGCCGAAGCTCAAGCTGGCCGCCTTCCTGGCCGGCTGCGCCGAGGCGGACTTCGCCACCGTCTCCGAGACCTGCCAGATCGCCGCGCCGACCCTGTCCAAGACCGCGGTGGCACTGGAGGACGTCGGCTACGTCCGGGTCCGCAAGGGACACGTCGGCCGCCGCCCCCGCACCTGGCTCTCCCTCACCGCCACGGGCCGTCGGGCCTTCGAGTGCCACCTCGCGGCGCTGTCGGCCCTCACCGAGCAGGGCCGCGCCCACCGCGAGGACGACGAGGCGGGGGAGTGA
- a CDS encoding glycoside hydrolase family 19 protein, whose protein sequence is MRSLSRRPHRSARIASVLAVLVGSIGSFTVLSTASPAMAADCAAAWNSGSVYTGGMTASYNGDNWQAKWWTQGETPGVADVWADQGACGGSGGTTGGGCNYPAWAAGQSYATGAIVRYTPNGQYYIATHDNPGYDPTISTWFWSPYTCSGGSGGGGTGGGTGGFVVSEAQFDQMFPNRNSFYTYSGLVAALSAYPGFATTGSATVQKQEAAAFLANVDHETGGLVYINEVDQSGNYCASEPYGCPAGTYAYYGRGPMQLSWNFNYKAAGDALGIDLLDNPGLVASDPAVSWKTGLWYWNTQTGPGSMTPHNAMVNGAGFGETIRSINGSIECNGANAAEMQDRVNDYVSFTSILGVPTGSNLTC, encoded by the coding sequence ATGCGATCCCTGTCCCGAAGGCCGCACCGCAGCGCGCGCATCGCGTCGGTGCTGGCCGTCCTGGTCGGCAGCATCGGTTCCTTCACGGTTCTGAGCACCGCGAGTCCGGCGATGGCGGCCGACTGCGCCGCGGCCTGGAACTCCGGCTCGGTCTACACCGGCGGCATGACCGCCTCCTACAACGGCGACAACTGGCAGGCCAAGTGGTGGACGCAGGGCGAGACGCCCGGCGTCGCCGACGTCTGGGCCGACCAGGGTGCCTGCGGCGGCTCCGGCGGCACCACGGGTGGCGGCTGCAACTACCCCGCCTGGGCGGCCGGACAGTCCTACGCGACCGGCGCCATCGTCCGGTACACCCCCAACGGCCAGTACTACATCGCCACCCACGACAACCCCGGCTACGACCCCACCATCAGCACCTGGTTCTGGTCCCCCTACACCTGCTCCGGCGGCTCCGGCGGCGGTGGCACGGGCGGCGGCACCGGCGGATTCGTGGTCAGCGAGGCGCAGTTCGACCAGATGTTCCCGAACCGGAACTCCTTCTACACCTACAGCGGTCTGGTCGCCGCGCTGAGCGCCTACCCCGGCTTCGCCACCACCGGCAGCGCCACCGTGCAGAAGCAGGAGGCTGCCGCCTTCCTCGCCAACGTCGACCACGAGACCGGCGGCCTGGTCTACATCAACGAGGTCGACCAGTCGGGGAACTACTGCGCGAGCGAGCCCTACGGCTGCCCCGCCGGCACCTACGCCTACTACGGCCGCGGTCCGATGCAGCTCAGCTGGAACTTCAACTACAAGGCCGCCGGCGACGCCCTCGGCATCGACCTGCTGGACAACCCCGGCCTGGTCGCCTCGGACCCGGCGGTCTCCTGGAAGACCGGCCTCTGGTACTGGAACACCCAGACCGGCCCCGGCTCGATGACCCCCCACAACGCGATGGTCAACGGCGCGGGCTTCGGCGAGACCATCCGCAGCATCAACGGCAGCATCGAGTGCAACGGCGCCAACGCCGCCGAGATGCAGGACCGGGTCAACGACTACGTCTCCTTCACCTCCATCCTCGGCGTCCCGACAGGCTCCAACCTCACCTGCTGA
- a CDS encoding WXG100-like domain-containing protein encodes MAIELPQVVADFLNFIGIKWPQVNEDAVRDFAGHVRTFASGIEGTHQDATATLQAMNSAYQANSYDLLVSKWAHLSQGHMQDLLNACSFLADALEAAADYIVAMKLECIGELAVLAASFVADQAAAVATLGLAEAAEVAIVEGAKKLVEFLKQELIQYLVGQVINAALTPLLGVVEKAVAGMSYKALEDMLGVSGGGAGEGLMVHPDQLREHASAFSGHAEMVRMHAQTFSTNLSGVSFS; translated from the coding sequence GTGGCGATCGAGCTGCCGCAAGTCGTGGCCGACTTCCTGAACTTCATCGGGATCAAGTGGCCGCAGGTCAACGAGGACGCCGTGCGCGACTTCGCCGGACACGTACGGACCTTCGCCTCCGGCATCGAGGGGACGCACCAGGACGCCACGGCGACCCTGCAGGCCATGAACTCGGCGTACCAGGCCAACTCGTACGACCTGCTGGTCTCCAAGTGGGCCCACCTGTCGCAGGGTCACATGCAGGACCTGCTGAACGCCTGCTCGTTCCTCGCCGACGCGCTGGAGGCGGCCGCGGACTACATCGTGGCGATGAAGCTGGAGTGCATCGGCGAACTCGCGGTGCTGGCCGCGTCGTTCGTCGCCGACCAGGCCGCCGCCGTGGCAACGCTGGGCCTGGCCGAGGCGGCGGAGGTGGCCATCGTCGAAGGGGCCAAGAAACTGGTCGAGTTCCTCAAGCAGGAGCTGATCCAGTACCTCGTCGGCCAGGTCATCAACGCGGCGCTGACGCCGTTGCTCGGCGTCGTGGAGAAGGCCGTGGCCGGCATGAGTTACAAGGCCCTGGAGGACATGCTCGGCGTCTCCGGCGGTGGCGCGGGCGAGGGGCTCATGGTCCACCCCGACCAACTCCGGGAACACGCCTCCGCCTTCAGCGGCCACGCGGAGATGGTCCGGATGCACGCGCAGACCTTCAGCACGAACCTGTCGGGGGTGAGCTTCTCGTGA